One Microlunatus soli genomic window carries:
- a CDS encoding DUF2510 domain-containing protein: MAEPGWYPDPEGAPGRFRFWDGQRWAAESVDSRPDRARGSARFIALLGAGLALVVVIVIITVIMVRPDRSATPDTNPPGSSASGWDDSHPTSSASPSPSPSPTASPSPTASRAPSSRAATIPRPAGNCPAGEPEQSVKHPRDGRVHGGQLSFDPVSGHGFGKPRSDDHYGWWYDEHAQIARSTAGAGTGRAARLAVGSLAIRDGYRSAHQAARSALRCVIGSAEYQHYTGQDLIRSRKRTVDGQQGWEMITDVGVRPVGDGATGDRIRLLVVDAGAPGSFSIFVGVSPLGDSRRTKIVNATVADLRIGY; the protein is encoded by the coding sequence ATGGCCGAGCCGGGCTGGTATCCAGATCCCGAGGGCGCTCCCGGCCGTTTCCGCTTCTGGGACGGCCAACGGTGGGCGGCCGAGTCTGTCGACTCACGCCCCGACCGGGCTCGAGGTTCGGCGCGGTTCATCGCACTTCTCGGTGCCGGACTCGCACTCGTCGTCGTGATCGTGATCATCACCGTGATCATGGTCCGACCCGATCGATCGGCAACGCCGGACACCAACCCGCCCGGGTCCTCGGCCAGCGGCTGGGACGATTCCCACCCGACCTCCTCGGCTTCACCGTCGCCGTCGCCGTCGCCGACTGCATCGCCATCACCGACGGCGAGCCGAGCTCCTTCCAGTCGGGCCGCGACGATCCCCCGACCCGCCGGCAACTGTCCGGCCGGCGAACCGGAGCAATCGGTCAAACATCCCCGCGACGGCCGCGTGCACGGCGGCCAGCTCTCCTTCGATCCGGTGTCCGGGCACGGATTCGGCAAGCCCCGGAGCGATGATCATTACGGCTGGTGGTACGACGAACACGCACAGATCGCTCGAAGCACCGCCGGCGCCGGCACCGGCCGTGCCGCGCGCTTGGCTGTCGGTTCGTTGGCGATCCGCGACGGCTACCGTTCGGCCCATCAGGCGGCCCGATCGGCCCTGCGCTGCGTGATCGGCTCCGCGGAGTATCAGCACTACACAGGTCAGGATCTGATCCGCAGCAGGAAGCGGACCGTCGACGGTCAACAGGGCTGGGAGATGATCACCGACGTCGGCGTCCGGCCGGTCGGCGACGGCGCAACCGGTGACCGGATCCGACTGCTGGTGGTGGACGCCGGGGCACCGGGATCGTTCTCGATCTTCGTCGGCGTCTCCCCGCTCGGCGACAGCCGACGGACCAAGATCGTCAACGCGACCGTCGCCGACCTGCGGATCGGGTATTGA
- a CDS encoding helix-turn-helix domain-containing protein, translated as MTADSDVARLIGHPVRLRVIIALGGRTLTTKQLAEALPDVAQATLYRHVAAMVQQGFLAVVDERPVRGTVERSYALGDRLAHADEKELVAMDTAQLRSTFLVFLRTISESFERAAEPDEHGDRGILGFGHTMLYLSDDDLPQLQEAMAELLAPYLVEPEGDESRDRRRVMLSTALIRQPETDN; from the coding sequence ATGACCGCGGACAGCGACGTCGCCCGGCTGATCGGGCATCCGGTGCGGCTCCGGGTGATCATCGCGTTGGGCGGCCGGACATTGACCACCAAGCAGCTGGCCGAGGCGCTGCCCGACGTCGCTCAGGCAACGCTCTACCGACACGTTGCGGCGATGGTGCAGCAGGGTTTCCTGGCCGTCGTCGATGAACGCCCGGTGCGCGGAACGGTCGAACGGAGCTACGCGCTGGGTGATCGGTTGGCCCATGCCGACGAGAAGGAACTGGTGGCGATGGACACCGCGCAATTGCGGTCCACCTTCCTGGTCTTTCTGCGAACCATCAGCGAGAGCTTCGAACGGGCGGCCGAACCCGACGAGCACGGAGACCGAGGAATTCTCGGCTTCGGCCACACGATGCTGTACCTGTCCGACGACGACCTGCCGCAACTCCAGGAGGCGATGGCCGAGCTGCTGGCCCCCTATCTCGTCGAGCCGGAAGGTGACGAGTCCCGCGACCGTCGGCGGGTTATGTTGTCCACCGCTCTGATCCGGCAGCCGGAAACTGACAACTGA
- a CDS encoding ABC transporter ATP-binding protein codes for MPIEVNGLSKQYGAVAAVRDVHFTAHPGRVTGFLGPNGAGKSTTLRMILGLVRPDSGSATVGGSPFRDLPTPTRIVGATLDLAAAHPAMTARTQLRIQSDLGGHPRDRIDDVLTITGLHRAADRRTRGFSTGMHRRLALATALLGDPAVLILDEPSAGLDPAGVAWLRQLVVDHAAAGGTVLISSHQLAELELSIDDLVVINDGQIVWSGSRPDFVDGHPDLETAFLTRTMTTEAAR; via the coding sequence ATGCCGATCGAGGTCAACGGCCTGTCCAAGCAGTACGGGGCGGTCGCCGCCGTCCGGGACGTGCACTTCACTGCCCACCCCGGACGGGTCACCGGCTTCCTCGGACCCAATGGTGCGGGCAAATCGACCACCCTGCGGATGATCCTCGGATTGGTCCGCCCCGACTCCGGATCGGCCACCGTCGGGGGCTCCCCCTTCCGCGACCTGCCGACCCCGACCCGGATCGTCGGCGCCACGCTCGACCTCGCAGCGGCGCATCCGGCAATGACTGCGCGCACACAGCTGCGGATCCAGTCCGACCTCGGCGGCCATCCGCGCGACCGTATTGACGACGTGCTGACGATCACCGGACTCCATCGAGCGGCCGATCGACGGACTCGCGGCTTCTCCACCGGGATGCACCGCCGACTCGCACTCGCCACCGCTTTGCTCGGCGATCCTGCCGTGTTGATCTTGGACGAGCCGTCCGCCGGGCTCGACCCGGCCGGGGTCGCTTGGCTGCGGCAACTCGTTGTCGACCATGCAGCTGCGGGCGGCACGGTGTTGATCTCCAGCCACCAGCTGGCCGAGCTCGAGCTCAGCATCGACGACTTGGTGGTGATCAACGACGGACAGATCGTCTGGTCGGGGAGTCGACCCGATTTCGTCGACGGCCACCCGGACCTGGAGACGGCATTCCTCACTCGGACCATGACCACGGAGGCAGCGCGATGA
- a CDS encoding ABC transporter permease translates to MTTSTTQRPTASDVTVTTGRGLRRAIRGELSRLFGTRMPLIAIILAALSGLVPTGALVLGGPGTAQPPMPDIDSAAGVSTALGLAGVSLFVPALIGTIAVTSEYRHRTIGATFLAVPRRGQVLLAKLLCYAGFGLTYGLIVVVAAAIGLYGAAALRGMPIGMPIAVVVTLLLRIAVTAAIYMIIGVAIGALARHQLAAVGIVLGYFYFLEYLLMIIPGVNAIYPFLPGGAAAALTQFTFITDSVGATGTLSAPGLLPPVAAAAVLIGYAAVASCVAVLLPLRRDLR, encoded by the coding sequence ATGACCACCAGTACGACGCAGCGACCGACAGCCTCGGACGTGACCGTCACCACCGGCCGCGGGCTCCGGCGGGCGATCCGCGGCGAACTCAGCCGATTGTTCGGCACCAGGATGCCGCTGATCGCCATCATCCTCGCCGCACTCAGCGGGCTCGTTCCCACCGGAGCTCTGGTGCTCGGCGGCCCCGGCACTGCACAGCCTCCGATGCCCGACATCGATTCCGCGGCCGGCGTCAGCACCGCACTCGGCCTGGCCGGTGTCTCGTTGTTCGTGCCGGCGCTGATCGGCACCATCGCAGTCACCAGCGAGTACCGTCACCGCACCATCGGCGCCACCTTCCTGGCCGTCCCGCGCCGCGGCCAGGTACTCCTGGCCAAGCTGCTCTGTTATGCGGGATTCGGCCTGACCTACGGTCTGATCGTCGTGGTCGCTGCGGCCATCGGCCTGTACGGTGCGGCGGCACTCCGCGGGATGCCGATCGGCATGCCGATCGCCGTCGTTGTGACACTGCTGTTGCGGATCGCCGTCACAGCAGCGATCTACATGATCATCGGGGTCGCGATCGGCGCATTGGCCCGCCATCAGTTGGCGGCCGTCGGGATCGTGCTCGGCTATTTCTACTTCTTGGAGTACCTGTTGATGATCATTCCCGGTGTGAACGCGATCTACCCGTTCCTGCCGGGCGGGGCCGCTGCCGCACTCACCCAGTTCACCTTCATCACCGACAGCGTCGGTGCCACCGGGACGCTGTCGGCTCCGGGCCTGTTACCGCCGGTCGCCGCTGCCGCAGTTCTGATCGGGTACGCCGCCGTTGCCAGCTGCGTGGCGGTCCTGCTGCCGCTACGCCGCGACCTTCGCTGA
- a CDS encoding alpha/beta fold hydrolase, giving the protein MHRCLADTAVPVLAVWGKGDPIFAAAGAEAFRRDAVDPEITLLAGGHFLLESALDEVAMRIKDFLGRRLAAV; this is encoded by the coding sequence TTGCATCGCTGCCTGGCCGACACCGCGGTCCCGGTGTTGGCGGTCTGGGGCAAAGGCGATCCGATCTTCGCCGCTGCCGGCGCTGAGGCCTTCCGGCGGGACGCTGTCGACCCGGAGATCACACTGCTGGCCGGCGGACATTTCCTGCTGGAGAGCGCGCTCGACGAGGTGGCGATGCGGATCAAGGACTTCCTGGGTCGACGGCTCGCTGCTGTCTGA
- a CDS encoding nitroreductase family deazaflavin-dependent oxidoreductase, translating into MRWRTRLAIKIGSVPWMPRLLPLIVRCDNAVQTVTGQRCGLLDIAGLPNVTLLTTGRRSGVRRVTRLLAAPTGSGWLIAGSYFGGPRTPQWVFNLRAVDRAAVVDHGRRIAVVVSELGGDERHAGWQRLRAVWPNFSLYERRTDRQIPVFELVRD; encoded by the coding sequence ATGCGGTGGCGCACCCGATTGGCGATCAAGATCGGCTCGGTGCCCTGGATGCCGCGGCTGCTGCCGCTGATCGTGCGTTGTGACAATGCCGTCCAGACCGTCACCGGCCAACGCTGCGGTTTGCTCGACATCGCCGGTCTGCCCAATGTCACGCTGTTGACCACCGGGCGCCGCTCGGGTGTTCGGCGTGTCACCCGGTTGCTGGCGGCGCCGACCGGGTCCGGCTGGCTGATCGCCGGTTCGTACTTCGGCGGACCGCGGACACCCCAATGGGTCTTCAACCTGCGCGCTGTCGACCGGGCCGCCGTCGTTGATCATGGCCGCCGGATCGCCGTTGTTGTCTCCGAGCTCGGTGGCGACGAACGACACGCCGGCTGGCAACGGCTGCGCGCCGTCTGGCCGAATTTCTCCCTGTATGAACGGCGCACCGATCGGCAGATCCCGGTGTTCGAGCTCGTCCGCGACTGA
- a CDS encoding catalase yields the protein MTETKFSTTDSGAPAPSDNNSLTVGPDGPILLHDYHFVNQMAHFNRERVPERNVHAKGSGAFGFFEATEDVSQYTKAALFQKGARSEALARFSTVAGEQGSSDLARDPRGFALKFYTSEGNYDLVGNNTPIFFIRDAIKFPHFIRSQKRLPDTGLQDWDMRWDFWTLQPESAHQVTYLMGDRGIPASYRTENGYGSHTYLWVNAAGERFWVKYHFISEQGVVNLTNEEAAALGAQDPDAHRRDLFNAIKNGEAPIWNLHVQMMPFDDAADYRFNPFDLTKIWPHSDYPLIKVGRLVLDRNPENFFAQIEQAAFEPSSIVPGVGFSPDKMLLGRVFAYSDTHRYRIGPNYLQLPVNKPKVEVNSYDFDGAMRYDFNVGQPVYFPNSVGGPEAKEDLFAGSNWSADGDFVRAAYSLHAEDDDFGQPGTLVREVMDEAERGRLVETVASTLDGTGVRDEVKQRVFEYWRNVDKGVGDAIAEKVQAGAAPSAPAPNAP from the coding sequence ATGACCGAAACGAAGTTCTCCACTACCGACAGCGGCGCTCCGGCGCCGAGCGACAACAACTCGCTGACGGTCGGACCGGACGGCCCGATCCTGCTGCACGATTACCACTTCGTCAATCAGATGGCGCACTTCAACCGGGAGCGGGTCCCGGAGCGCAACGTGCACGCCAAGGGCTCGGGTGCGTTCGGCTTCTTCGAGGCCACCGAGGACGTCAGCCAGTACACCAAGGCGGCGCTGTTCCAGAAGGGGGCACGCTCCGAGGCGCTGGCCCGGTTCTCCACCGTCGCCGGCGAGCAGGGCTCCTCCGACCTCGCCCGTGACCCGCGCGGTTTCGCGCTGAAGTTCTACACCAGCGAAGGAAACTACGACCTGGTCGGCAACAACACGCCGATCTTCTTCATCCGGGACGCGATCAAGTTCCCGCACTTCATCCGTTCCCAGAAGCGGTTGCCGGACACCGGACTGCAGGACTGGGACATGCGCTGGGATTTCTGGACCCTGCAGCCGGAGTCGGCGCATCAGGTCACCTACCTGATGGGTGATCGCGGCATCCCGGCCAGCTACCGGACCGAGAACGGTTACGGCTCGCACACCTACCTGTGGGTGAACGCCGCCGGCGAACGGTTCTGGGTCAAGTACCACTTCATCTCCGAGCAGGGCGTCGTCAACCTGACCAACGAGGAAGCCGCTGCCCTCGGTGCGCAGGATCCGGACGCGCACCGTCGTGATCTCTTCAACGCGATCAAGAACGGCGAGGCTCCGATCTGGAATCTGCATGTCCAGATGATGCCGTTCGACGACGCAGCCGACTACCGGTTCAACCCGTTCGATCTGACCAAGATCTGGCCGCACAGCGACTACCCGTTGATCAAGGTCGGCCGGTTGGTGCTGGACCGCAACCCGGAGAACTTCTTCGCCCAGATCGAGCAGGCGGCGTTCGAGCCGTCGTCGATCGTGCCGGGTGTCGGTTTCAGCCCGGACAAGATGCTGCTCGGCCGGGTGTTCGCCTACTCCGACACGCATCGCTACCGGATCGGGCCGAACTACCTGCAGCTGCCGGTCAACAAGCCGAAGGTCGAGGTCAACAGCTACGACTTCGACGGCGCGATGCGCTACGACTTCAATGTCGGTCAGCCGGTCTACTTCCCGAACAGTGTCGGCGGTCCGGAGGCCAAGGAGGACCTGTTCGCCGGTTCCAACTGGTCCGCCGACGGTGACTTCGTCCGTGCCGCCTACTCGCTGCACGCCGAGGACGACGACTTCGGTCAGCCCGGCACCCTGGTGCGCGAGGTGATGGACGAGGCCGAGCGCGGCCGCCTGGTCGAGACCGTCGCCTCCACCCTCGACGGCACCGGTGTCCGGGACGAGGTCAAGCAGCGGGTCTTCGAGTACTGGCGCAACGTGGACAAGGGCGTCGGCGACGCCATCGCCGAGAAGGTCCAGGCCGGCGCAGCGCCGTCGGCTCCGGCTCCCAACGCTCCGTAG
- a CDS encoding Fur family transcriptional regulator — protein sequence MQTATGSSAQHEEWRTRLRSAGLRVTQPRLAVLDAVQTDSHLAADQVSDRVRSTIGTVSTQAVYDALNTLTEHQILRRIEPAGSSMLFEINAGDNHHHLVCRGCGAVVDVPCAVGAMPCATPQQTHGFVIDEAEVTYWGLCPDCAAGTDRPPAAADRLHDHTRT from the coding sequence ATGCAGACGGCCACCGGGAGCAGTGCTCAGCACGAGGAGTGGCGGACGCGGCTGCGTTCGGCCGGGTTGCGCGTCACCCAGCCGCGGCTGGCGGTCCTCGATGCGGTGCAGACCGACTCACACCTTGCCGCGGACCAGGTGTCGGACCGGGTCCGGTCGACCATCGGCACCGTGTCCACTCAGGCCGTGTATGACGCCCTGAACACTCTGACCGAGCATCAGATCCTGCGCCGGATCGAGCCCGCGGGGTCGTCGATGCTGTTCGAGATCAATGCCGGCGACAACCACCACCACCTGGTCTGCCGCGGCTGTGGCGCCGTCGTCGACGTGCCCTGTGCGGTCGGCGCGATGCCCTGCGCGACACCGCAGCAGACCCACGGCTTTGTGATCGACGAAGCCGAGGTCACCTACTGGGGTCTGTGCCCGGACTGCGCCGCCGGCACTGACCGGCCGCCGGCAGCTGCCGACCGGCTCCATGATCACACCCGAACCTGA
- the map gene encoding type I methionyl aminopeptidase yields MRAVPADIPRPEYVGKKGPQPYTGPAVQTSETIEKMRIAGRIAAQAMRAASEAIAPGVTTDEIDRVGHEFLMDHHAYPSTLGYRGFPKSLCTSVNEVICHGIPDARPLQDGDLVKIDLTAFIGGVHGDNCATYFCGEVDDEARKLSEVTQEAMLRGIKAAKPGRQVNVIGRVIEKYATRFGFSSVRDYTGHGVHTTFHSGLVIPHYDEPAYDTVIEPGMTFTVEPMLTTGGYDWIQWDDGWTVLTADGSRCAQFEHTIVITGSGAEILTLP; encoded by the coding sequence ATGCGTGCAGTACCGGCAGACATACCGCGTCCGGAGTATGTCGGCAAGAAGGGACCACAGCCGTACACGGGCCCGGCGGTGCAGACCAGCGAGACCATCGAGAAGATGCGGATCGCGGGCCGGATCGCCGCCCAGGCGATGCGAGCAGCCTCCGAAGCGATCGCACCGGGCGTGACCACCGACGAGATCGACCGGGTCGGCCACGAGTTCCTGATGGACCACCACGCCTATCCGTCGACACTGGGCTATCGCGGCTTTCCCAAGTCGCTGTGCACCTCGGTCAACGAGGTGATCTGCCACGGCATCCCCGACGCCCGACCATTGCAGGACGGCGATCTGGTCAAGATCGATCTGACCGCCTTCATCGGCGGCGTGCACGGCGACAACTGCGCCACCTACTTCTGCGGCGAGGTCGACGACGAAGCACGCAAGCTCTCCGAGGTCACCCAGGAGGCCATGCTGCGCGGCATCAAGGCCGCCAAACCCGGCCGACAGGTCAACGTGATCGGTCGGGTGATCGAAAAGTACGCGACCCGCTTCGGCTTCAGCTCGGTGCGCGACTACACCGGACACGGCGTGCACACCACCTTCCATTCCGGTCTGGTGATCCCGCACTACGACGAACCGGCCTACGACACGGTGATCGAGCCCGGCATGACCTTCACCGTCGAGCCGATGCTGACCACCGGCGGCTACGACTGGATCCAATGGGACGACGGCTGGACCGTGCTGACCGCCGACGGCTCACGCTGTGCCCAGTTCGAACACACCATCGTGATCACCGGCTCGGGTGCGGAGATCCTCACCCTGCCCTGA
- a CDS encoding kynureninase — MTVTSLQTSAAELDAADPLAWCRHEFSGEVRAYLDGNSLGRPPREAAVRLAAVVEHDWGNRLIRSWDEQWFALPLELGDRLGRLTLGAAAGQTVIGDSTTVMLYKLLRAAVDAAPDGRNVIVVDRENFPTDRYIVESVASERGFTVRWLEPDPVAGVTPDLLAAALADDVAVVTLSHVAYKSGFVADLPTITEQVHRAGAVVLWDLCHSVGLLDVRLDDADVDLAVGCGYKFLCGGPGAPAFGYVAARLQDRLTQPIQGWMGHADAFAMGQGWSPGPGMRRFLSGTPPILAMIPLTASLDLIERARITTISDKARRLGRFAIEATDTLLAGHGVTVSSPREDALRGGHVTISHPAFREVTRRLWEADVIPDFRNPDGIRLGLAPLTTSFGEVLDAVASIGELLSRR; from the coding sequence ATGACCGTGACGAGTTTGCAGACCAGCGCCGCCGAGTTGGACGCGGCCGACCCGCTGGCCTGGTGCCGACACGAGTTCAGCGGCGAGGTCCGGGCCTACCTGGACGGCAACTCGCTCGGCCGGCCACCGCGGGAGGCCGCGGTGCGGCTCGCGGCTGTGGTCGAACACGACTGGGGCAACCGGCTGATCCGCAGCTGGGACGAGCAATGGTTCGCACTCCCGCTGGAGCTCGGTGATCGTCTCGGCCGACTCACCCTCGGAGCGGCCGCCGGTCAGACCGTGATCGGCGACTCGACAACGGTGATGCTCTACAAACTGCTGCGGGCAGCGGTCGATGCGGCGCCGGACGGCCGGAACGTGATTGTGGTCGACCGGGAGAACTTCCCCACCGACCGCTACATCGTGGAGTCCGTCGCGTCCGAGCGTGGCTTCACCGTGCGTTGGCTGGAGCCCGATCCGGTCGCCGGCGTCACGCCCGATCTGTTGGCCGCGGCGCTGGCCGATGACGTCGCCGTCGTCACGCTCAGCCACGTCGCGTACAAGTCCGGGTTCGTCGCCGACCTGCCGACCATCACCGAGCAGGTCCACCGGGCAGGCGCCGTGGTGCTGTGGGATCTGTGCCACTCGGTCGGACTGTTGGACGTCCGACTGGACGACGCGGACGTCGACCTGGCTGTCGGCTGCGGCTACAAGTTCCTCTGTGGCGGGCCCGGCGCGCCGGCCTTCGGCTACGTCGCCGCCCGACTACAGGACCGGCTGACCCAGCCCATCCAGGGCTGGATGGGGCACGCCGACGCGTTCGCGATGGGCCAGGGCTGGTCGCCCGGCCCCGGGATGCGGCGCTTCCTGTCCGGTACGCCGCCGATCCTGGCGATGATCCCGCTGACCGCCAGCCTGGACCTGATCGAACGCGCCCGGATCACCACCATCAGCGACAAGGCGCGCCGGCTCGGCCGGTTTGCGATCGAGGCCACCGACACCCTGCTGGCCGGACACGGTGTCACGGTGTCCTCTCCTCGCGAGGACGCGCTCCGCGGTGGCCACGTCACCATCTCGCACCCCGCGTTCCGTGAGGTCACCCGACGACTGTGGGAAGCCGATGTGATCCCCGATTTCCGCAACCCGGACGGGATCCGACTCGGCCTGGCGCCGCTGACCACGAGCTTCGGCGAGGTGCTCGATGCCGTCGCCTCCATCGGGGAACTGCTGAGCCGGCGGTAG
- a CDS encoding SulP family inorganic anion transporter → MSTTGPDASTPAPDSLPDSGDPYTVRAAFGSLRRMRIEVLGGLVVALALIPEAISFSIIAGVDPRVGLFASFTMAVTISIVGGRRAMISAATGSVALVIGPLTREHGIDYLIVTVLLAGVIQIVLALLGVAKLMRFIPRSVMIGFVNALAILIFIAQLPHLIGVPWLVYPLVAAGIVIIIGFPRLTTVVPAPLIAILVISVLVIATGLDIPNVGDEGKLPDSLPTLFLPDVPLSWETLRIVGPYAFGMALVALLESLMTAKLVDDVTDTHSNKTREALGQGVANVVTGLFGGMGGCAMIGQTMINVKQSGSRTRISTFLAGVFLLILVVALNDIVAVIPMAALVAVMIMVSVGTFDWHSIHPRTLRRMPISATVIMLCTVVPTVLTNNLAVGVIIGVVVAALFFVARVAHFTEVVDVAHPDDETRVYAVRGLLFFASSNDLVYQFDYTGDPPNVIIDLSQSQIYDSSTVATLDAIEQKYREKGKNVEITGLNEPSLRWHSRLTGTLGGGN, encoded by the coding sequence TTGTCCACCACCGGCCCAGACGCCAGCACGCCCGCACCGGACAGCCTCCCCGACTCCGGCGACCCCTACACCGTCCGGGCGGCCTTCGGTTCCCTGCGTCGGATGCGGATCGAGGTGCTCGGCGGTCTGGTTGTCGCGCTCGCGCTGATTCCGGAGGCGATCTCGTTCTCGATCATCGCCGGGGTCGATCCGCGGGTCGGCCTGTTCGCCTCGTTCACGATGGCGGTGACGATCTCGATCGTCGGCGGCCGCCGGGCGATGATCTCGGCCGCAACCGGTTCGGTCGCCCTGGTGATCGGTCCGCTGACCCGCGAACACGGCATCGATTACCTGATCGTCACCGTGTTGTTGGCCGGGGTGATCCAGATCGTGCTGGCACTGCTCGGAGTGGCCAAGCTGATGCGGTTCATCCCCCGCAGCGTGATGATCGGCTTCGTCAATGCGTTGGCGATCCTGATCTTCATCGCCCAGTTGCCGCACCTGATCGGCGTCCCCTGGCTGGTCTACCCACTGGTCGCGGCCGGCATCGTGATCATCATCGGTTTTCCGCGGCTGACCACGGTCGTGCCGGCACCATTGATCGCGATTCTGGTGATCAGCGTGCTGGTGATCGCCACCGGGCTGGACATCCCGAACGTCGGCGACGAGGGCAAGTTGCCCGACAGCCTGCCGACCCTCTTCCTGCCGGATGTGCCGCTGAGCTGGGAGACTCTGCGGATCGTGGGACCGTACGCGTTCGGGATGGCACTGGTCGCCCTGCTGGAATCCCTGATGACGGCGAAGCTGGTCGATGACGTCACCGACACCCACTCCAACAAGACCCGGGAGGCGCTCGGTCAAGGCGTCGCCAATGTCGTCACCGGGCTGTTCGGCGGGATGGGTGGCTGCGCGATGATCGGCCAGACCATGATCAACGTCAAGCAGTCCGGTTCTCGGACCCGGATCTCGACTTTCCTGGCCGGTGTCTTCCTGCTGATCCTGGTCGTCGCACTGAACGACATCGTCGCTGTCATCCCGATGGCTGCCCTGGTAGCGGTGATGATCATGGTCTCGGTCGGCACCTTCGACTGGCACAGCATCCACCCGCGGACACTTCGGCGAATGCCGATCAGCGCCACGGTGATCATGCTCTGCACCGTGGTGCCGACAGTCCTCACCAACAATCTCGCGGTCGGTGTGATCATCGGTGTCGTGGTGGCGGCTCTCTTCTTCGTCGCCCGGGTCGCGCACTTCACCGAGGTGGTCGACGTCGCCCATCCCGACGACGAGACCCGGGTGTACGCGGTCAGGGGACTGTTGTTCTTCGCCTCCAGTAACGACCTGGTCTACCAGTTCGATTACACCGGTGATCCGCCGAACGTGATCATCGACCTGTCACAGTCCCAGATCTACGATTCATCGACCGTCGCCACCCTGGACGCCATCGAGCAGAAGTACCGGGAGAAGGGCAAGAACGTCGAGATCACCGGACTGAACGAGCCCAGCCTGCGTTGGCATTCCCGACTGACCGGCACTCTCGGCGGCGGCAACTGA